A single window of Apodemus sylvaticus chromosome 4, mApoSyl1.1, whole genome shotgun sequence DNA harbors:
- the Supt20h gene encoding transcription factor SPT20 homolog isoform X3 encodes MQQALEQALDRAEYIVESAQQRPPKRKYLSGGRKSIFQKLYDLYVEECEKEPEVKQKLRRNVNLLEKLVMQETLSCLVVNLYPGNEGYSLMLRGKNGSDSETIRLPYEEGELLEYLDAEELPPILVDLLEKSQVNIFHCGCVIAEIRDYRQSSNMKSPGYQSRHILLRPTMQTLVCDVHSITSDNHKWTQEDKLLLESQLILATAEPLCLDPSVAVACTANRLLYNRQKMNTRPMKRCLKRYSRSSLNRQQDLSHYPPPPQLRLLDFLQKRKERKAGQHYDLKISKAGNCVDMWKRSPCHLAVPSEVDVEKYAKVEKSIKSDDSQPTMWPAHDVKDDYVFECEGGNQYQKTKLTILQSLGDPLYYGKIQPWKAEEENDSQMSPSHSSADDHSNWFIIGSKTDAERVVNQYQELVQNEAKCPVKMSHSSSGSASLTPGEEAEPETSSIQSSVLGKGVKHRPPPIKLPSSSGNSSSGNYFTAQQASSFLKSPTPPPSSKPSLSRKSSVDLSQVSMLSPAALSPASSSQRSGAPKPCTPTPTLSSAPHPPDAQNSAPSTPSATPSPQDSGFTPQPTLLTQFAQQQRALSQAMPVTTIPLSTMVTSITTGSTVSPVMADSAGLNSISVVSSAGGAQALKNGSNSMLGCDTGAIPPAGKSLCSSLVPSGGLLANALPSAMQATPQAGIPFGLKNTSSLRPLNLLQQQQPQPQLSHFIQPPQQPAASGSQPQDEQGSEQGLTAQEQALTAQQAAVINLTGVGGFPQSQAAVLSQLGSAENRPEPSLPQQRLQLSSACQQQQQQLQQLRFLQHQMAMAAAAAQTAQLHRHRHAGSQSKSKMKRGMSTTPKF; translated from the exons ATG CAGCAAGCTCTCGAACAAGCTTTGGACCGTGCAGAG TATATCGTTGAAAGTGCTCAGCAGAGACCTCCTAAGAGGAAATACCTGTCTGGTGGAAG AAAGTCTATATTTCAAAAACTTTATGACTTATATGTTGAAGAATGTGAAAAAGAACCCGAGGTTAAG CAGAAATTAAGAAGAAATGTGAACTTGTTAGAGAAGCTTGTTATGCAAGAGACTTTGTCGTGCTTAGTAGTCAATCTGTACCCAGGGAATGAAGGGTATTCTTTGATGCTCAGGGGAAAAAATGGATCAG attCTGAGACCATCCGCTTGCCTTATGAAGAAGGGGAATTGCTTGAATATTTGGATGCAGAAGAATTACCTCCTATTTTGGTTGATCTCCTTGAAAAATCACAg gttaaTATTTTTCATTGTGGATGTGTGATTGCTGAAATACGTGACTATAGGCAGTCCAGTAATATGAAGTCTCCGGGTTACCAGAGTAGGCACATTCTCTTACGCCCAACAATGCAG acttTAGTCTGTGATGTCCATTCTATAACAAGTGACAACCATAAATGGACCCAG GAAGACAAACTTTTGCTTGAGAGCCAGCTGATTCTAGCTACAGCAGAACCACTGTGTCTTGACCCATCTGTGGCTGTAGCATGCACCGCAAATAGACTGCTCTATAACCGGCAAAAGATGAACACTCGCCCAATGAAACG GTGTTTGAAGAGGTACTCCAGGTCCTCCCTGAACCGGCAGCAGGACCTCTCTCACTATCCTCCTCCCCCTCAACTGAGATTACTTGATTTCTTACAAAAgcggaaggaaaggaaagcaggcCAGCATTATGACCTCAAAATTTCCAAAGCAGGAAAT tgtGTGGACATGTGGAAACGGAGTCCCTGTCACTTGGCTGTGCCTTCTGAAGTAGAT GTGGAGAAATATGCTAAAGTGGAGAAATCCATCAAATCTGATGACTCACAGCCAACAATGTGGCCAGCTCAT GATGTAAAAGATGATTATGTATTTGAATGTGAAGGTGGTAATCAGTATCAGAAAACCAAGCTAACCATCTTGCAGTCTCTTGGCGATCCACTTTACTATGGTAAAATACAGCCGtggaaagcagaggaagaaaatgaCAGCCAGATGTCTCCGTCCCA CTCCTCTGCTGATGATCATTCAAATtg GTTTATTATTGGGTCAAAGACTGACGCAGAGAG GGTAGTTAATCAGTACCAGGAGTTGGTCCAGAATGAAGCCAAATGCCCAGTGAAGATGTCACACAGCTCTAGTGGTTCTGCCAGTCTCACTCCAGGGGAGGAGGCAGAA CCGGAGACCTCGTCCATTCAGTCTTCAGTTTTGGGAAAGGGAGTGAAACATCGACCCCCACCCATCAAACTTCCCTCAAGCTCAGGAAATAGTTCCTCAG GTAACTATTTCACAGCACAGCAGGCCAGCAGCTTCCTTAAatctccaacccctcctccttcaTCTAAGCCCAGCCTTTCTCGGAAGTCATCTGTGGATCTCAGTCAAGTTAGCATGCTTTCTCCAGCTGCCCTATCACCTGCCAGCTCATCCCAGA GATCTGGAGCTCCTAAGCCATGTACTCCTACACCAACCCTTTCATCGGCCCCACACCCTCCTGACGCTCAGAACTCAGCTCCTAGTACCCCTTCAGCCACCCCATCTCCCCAAGACTCAGGCTTCACCCCTCAGCCCACTTTGTTAACTCAGTTTGCTCAGCAGCAAAGGGCTCTGAGCCAGGCAATGCCTGTGACAACCATTCCTCTTTCTACCATGGTAACATCTATAACAACAGGAAGCACGGTCTCCCCGGTCATGGCAGACTCTGCTGGGCTTAACTCCATCAGTGTAGTGAGCTCTGCTGG TGGAGCCCAGGCTCTGAAGAATGGCTCAAACTCCATGTTGGGCTGTGACACTGGGGCCATACCTCCTGCAGGAAAAAGCCTGTGCAGCAGCCTGGTGCCATCAGGAGGTCTCTTAGCAAACGCACTGCCCAGTGCTATGCAGGCAACTCCTCAAGCAG GTATCCCATTTGGTTTAAAAAATACTTCAAGTCTCAGGCCTTTAAATCTACTCCAG cagcagcagccgcagccACAGCTCTCTCACTTCATACAGCCACCTCAGCAGCCTGCAGCTTCAGGTTCCCAACCGCAGGACGAGCAG gGTTCTGAACAAGGGTTAACTGCTCAAGAACAGGCCTTAACTGCGCAGCAAGCTGCCGTTATTAATCTTACTGGAGTAGGAGGCTTTCCCCAATCACAGGCAGCTG TGTTGTCTCAGCTTGGCTCTGCCGAGAACAGACCTGAGCCAAGCCTTCCTCAGCAGAGACTCCAGCTCTCCTCTGcctgtcagcagcagcagcagcagctacaa CAGTTGCGATTCTTGCAGCACCAAATGGCTATGGCAGCAGCCGCCGCACAAACAGCCCAGCTACACCGTCACCGGCACGCAGGCAGCCAGTCAAAGAGTAAAATGAAGAGAGGCATGTCAACTACGCCAAAATTCtga
- the Supt20h gene encoding transcription factor SPT20 homolog isoform X8, producing MQQALEQALDRAEYIVESAQQRPPKRKYLSGGRKSIFQKLYDLYVEECEKEPEVKQKLRRNVNLLEKLVMQETLSCLVVNLYPGNEGYSLMLRGKNGSDSETIRLPYEEGELLEYLDAEELPPILVDLLEKSQVNIFHCGCVIAEIRDYRQSSNMKSPGYQSRHILLRPTMQTLVCDVHSITSDNHKWTQEDKLLLESQLILATAEPLCLDPSVAVACTANRLLYNRQKMNTRPMKRCLKRYSRSSLNRQQDLSHYPPPPQLRLLDFLQKRKERKAGQHYDLKISKAGNCVDMWKRSPCHLAVPSEVDVEKYAKVEKSIKSDDSQPTMWPAHDVKDDYVFECEGGNQYQKTKLTILQSLGDPLYYGKIQPWKAEEENDSQMSPSHSSADDHSNWFIIGSKTDAERVVNQYQELVQNEAKCPVKMSHSSSGSASLTPGEEAEPETSSIQSSVLGKGVKHRPPPIKLPSSSGNSSSGNYFTAQQASSFLKSPTPPPSSKPSLSRKSSVDLSQVSMLSPAALSPASSSQRSTVSPVMADSAGLNSISVVSSAGGAQALKNGSNSMLGCDTGAIPPAGKSLCSSLVPSGGLLANALPSAMQATPQAGIPFGLKNTSSLRPLNLLQQQQPQPQLSHFIQPPQQPAASGSQPQDEQGSEQGLTAQEQALTAQQAAVINLTGVGGFPQSQAAVLSQLGSAENRPEPSLPQQRLQLSSACQQQQQQLQQLRFLQHQMAMAAAAAQTAQLHRHRHAGSQSKSKMKRGMSTTPKF from the exons ATG CAGCAAGCTCTCGAACAAGCTTTGGACCGTGCAGAG TATATCGTTGAAAGTGCTCAGCAGAGACCTCCTAAGAGGAAATACCTGTCTGGTGGAAG AAAGTCTATATTTCAAAAACTTTATGACTTATATGTTGAAGAATGTGAAAAAGAACCCGAGGTTAAG CAGAAATTAAGAAGAAATGTGAACTTGTTAGAGAAGCTTGTTATGCAAGAGACTTTGTCGTGCTTAGTAGTCAATCTGTACCCAGGGAATGAAGGGTATTCTTTGATGCTCAGGGGAAAAAATGGATCAG attCTGAGACCATCCGCTTGCCTTATGAAGAAGGGGAATTGCTTGAATATTTGGATGCAGAAGAATTACCTCCTATTTTGGTTGATCTCCTTGAAAAATCACAg gttaaTATTTTTCATTGTGGATGTGTGATTGCTGAAATACGTGACTATAGGCAGTCCAGTAATATGAAGTCTCCGGGTTACCAGAGTAGGCACATTCTCTTACGCCCAACAATGCAG acttTAGTCTGTGATGTCCATTCTATAACAAGTGACAACCATAAATGGACCCAG GAAGACAAACTTTTGCTTGAGAGCCAGCTGATTCTAGCTACAGCAGAACCACTGTGTCTTGACCCATCTGTGGCTGTAGCATGCACCGCAAATAGACTGCTCTATAACCGGCAAAAGATGAACACTCGCCCAATGAAACG GTGTTTGAAGAGGTACTCCAGGTCCTCCCTGAACCGGCAGCAGGACCTCTCTCACTATCCTCCTCCCCCTCAACTGAGATTACTTGATTTCTTACAAAAgcggaaggaaaggaaagcaggcCAGCATTATGACCTCAAAATTTCCAAAGCAGGAAAT tgtGTGGACATGTGGAAACGGAGTCCCTGTCACTTGGCTGTGCCTTCTGAAGTAGAT GTGGAGAAATATGCTAAAGTGGAGAAATCCATCAAATCTGATGACTCACAGCCAACAATGTGGCCAGCTCAT GATGTAAAAGATGATTATGTATTTGAATGTGAAGGTGGTAATCAGTATCAGAAAACCAAGCTAACCATCTTGCAGTCTCTTGGCGATCCACTTTACTATGGTAAAATACAGCCGtggaaagcagaggaagaaaatgaCAGCCAGATGTCTCCGTCCCA CTCCTCTGCTGATGATCATTCAAATtg GTTTATTATTGGGTCAAAGACTGACGCAGAGAG GGTAGTTAATCAGTACCAGGAGTTGGTCCAGAATGAAGCCAAATGCCCAGTGAAGATGTCACACAGCTCTAGTGGTTCTGCCAGTCTCACTCCAGGGGAGGAGGCAGAA CCGGAGACCTCGTCCATTCAGTCTTCAGTTTTGGGAAAGGGAGTGAAACATCGACCCCCACCCATCAAACTTCCCTCAAGCTCAGGAAATAGTTCCTCAG GTAACTATTTCACAGCACAGCAGGCCAGCAGCTTCCTTAAatctccaacccctcctccttcaTCTAAGCCCAGCCTTTCTCGGAAGTCATCTGTGGATCTCAGTCAAGTTAGCATGCTTTCTCCAGCTGCCCTATCACCTGCCAGCTCATCCCAGA GAAGCACGGTCTCCCCGGTCATGGCAGACTCTGCTGGGCTTAACTCCATCAGTGTAGTGAGCTCTGCTGG TGGAGCCCAGGCTCTGAAGAATGGCTCAAACTCCATGTTGGGCTGTGACACTGGGGCCATACCTCCTGCAGGAAAAAGCCTGTGCAGCAGCCTGGTGCCATCAGGAGGTCTCTTAGCAAACGCACTGCCCAGTGCTATGCAGGCAACTCCTCAAGCAG GTATCCCATTTGGTTTAAAAAATACTTCAAGTCTCAGGCCTTTAAATCTACTCCAG cagcagcagccgcagccACAGCTCTCTCACTTCATACAGCCACCTCAGCAGCCTGCAGCTTCAGGTTCCCAACCGCAGGACGAGCAG gGTTCTGAACAAGGGTTAACTGCTCAAGAACAGGCCTTAACTGCGCAGCAAGCTGCCGTTATTAATCTTACTGGAGTAGGAGGCTTTCCCCAATCACAGGCAGCTG TGTTGTCTCAGCTTGGCTCTGCCGAGAACAGACCTGAGCCAAGCCTTCCTCAGCAGAGACTCCAGCTCTCCTCTGcctgtcagcagcagcagcagcagctacaa CAGTTGCGATTCTTGCAGCACCAAATGGCTATGGCAGCAGCCGCCGCACAAACAGCCCAGCTACACCGTCACCGGCACGCAGGCAGCCAGTCAAAGAGTAAAATGAAGAGAGGCATGTCAACTACGCCAAAATTCtga
- the Supt20h gene encoding transcription factor SPT20 homolog isoform X2, whose protein sequence is MQQALEQALDRAEYIVESAQQRPPKRKYLSGGRKSIFQKLYDLYVEECEKEPEVKKLRRNVNLLEKLVMQETLSCLVVNLYPGNEGYSLMLRGKNGSDSETIRLPYEEGELLEYLDAEELPPILVDLLEKSQVNIFHCGCVIAEIRDYRQSSNMKSPGYQSRHILLRPTMQTLVCDVHSITSDNHKWTQEDKLLLESQLILATAEPLCLDPSVAVACTANRLLYNRQKMNTRPMKRCLKRYSRSSLNRQQDLSHYPPPPQLRLLDFLQKRKERKAGQHYDLKISKAGNCVDMWKRSPCHLAVPSEVDVEKYAKVEKSIKSDDSQPTMWPAHDVKDDYVFECEGGNQYQKTKLTILQSLGDPLYYGKIQPWKAEEENDSQMSPSHSSADDHSNWFIIGSKTDAERVVNQYQELVQNEAKCPVKMSHSSSGSASLTPGEEAEPETSSIQSSVLGKGVKHRPPPIKLPSSSGNSSSGNYFTAQQASSFLKSPTPPPSSKPSLSRKSSVDLSQVSMLSPAALSPASSSQRSGAPKPCTPTPTLSSAPHPPDAQNSAPSTPSATPSPQDSGFTPQPTLLTQFAQQQRALSQAMPVTTIPLSTMVTSITTGSTVSPVMADSAGLNSISVVSSAGGAQALKNGSNSMLGCDTGAIPPAGKSLCSSLVPSGGLLANALPSAMQATPQAGIPFGLKNTSSLRPLNLLQLPGGSLIFNTQQQQPQPQLSHFIQPPQQPAASGSQPQDEQGSEQGLTAQEQALTAQQAAVINLTGVGGFPQSQAAVLSQLGSAENRPEPSLPQQRLQLSSACQQQQQQLQQLRFLQHQMAMAAAAAQTAQLHRHRHAGSQSKSKMKRGMSTTPKF, encoded by the exons ATG CAGCAAGCTCTCGAACAAGCTTTGGACCGTGCAGAG TATATCGTTGAAAGTGCTCAGCAGAGACCTCCTAAGAGGAAATACCTGTCTGGTGGAAG AAAGTCTATATTTCAAAAACTTTATGACTTATATGTTGAAGAATGTGAAAAAGAACCCGAGGTTAAG AAATTAAGAAGAAATGTGAACTTGTTAGAGAAGCTTGTTATGCAAGAGACTTTGTCGTGCTTAGTAGTCAATCTGTACCCAGGGAATGAAGGGTATTCTTTGATGCTCAGGGGAAAAAATGGATCAG attCTGAGACCATCCGCTTGCCTTATGAAGAAGGGGAATTGCTTGAATATTTGGATGCAGAAGAATTACCTCCTATTTTGGTTGATCTCCTTGAAAAATCACAg gttaaTATTTTTCATTGTGGATGTGTGATTGCTGAAATACGTGACTATAGGCAGTCCAGTAATATGAAGTCTCCGGGTTACCAGAGTAGGCACATTCTCTTACGCCCAACAATGCAG acttTAGTCTGTGATGTCCATTCTATAACAAGTGACAACCATAAATGGACCCAG GAAGACAAACTTTTGCTTGAGAGCCAGCTGATTCTAGCTACAGCAGAACCACTGTGTCTTGACCCATCTGTGGCTGTAGCATGCACCGCAAATAGACTGCTCTATAACCGGCAAAAGATGAACACTCGCCCAATGAAACG GTGTTTGAAGAGGTACTCCAGGTCCTCCCTGAACCGGCAGCAGGACCTCTCTCACTATCCTCCTCCCCCTCAACTGAGATTACTTGATTTCTTACAAAAgcggaaggaaaggaaagcaggcCAGCATTATGACCTCAAAATTTCCAAAGCAGGAAAT tgtGTGGACATGTGGAAACGGAGTCCCTGTCACTTGGCTGTGCCTTCTGAAGTAGAT GTGGAGAAATATGCTAAAGTGGAGAAATCCATCAAATCTGATGACTCACAGCCAACAATGTGGCCAGCTCAT GATGTAAAAGATGATTATGTATTTGAATGTGAAGGTGGTAATCAGTATCAGAAAACCAAGCTAACCATCTTGCAGTCTCTTGGCGATCCACTTTACTATGGTAAAATACAGCCGtggaaagcagaggaagaaaatgaCAGCCAGATGTCTCCGTCCCA CTCCTCTGCTGATGATCATTCAAATtg GTTTATTATTGGGTCAAAGACTGACGCAGAGAG GGTAGTTAATCAGTACCAGGAGTTGGTCCAGAATGAAGCCAAATGCCCAGTGAAGATGTCACACAGCTCTAGTGGTTCTGCCAGTCTCACTCCAGGGGAGGAGGCAGAA CCGGAGACCTCGTCCATTCAGTCTTCAGTTTTGGGAAAGGGAGTGAAACATCGACCCCCACCCATCAAACTTCCCTCAAGCTCAGGAAATAGTTCCTCAG GTAACTATTTCACAGCACAGCAGGCCAGCAGCTTCCTTAAatctccaacccctcctccttcaTCTAAGCCCAGCCTTTCTCGGAAGTCATCTGTGGATCTCAGTCAAGTTAGCATGCTTTCTCCAGCTGCCCTATCACCTGCCAGCTCATCCCAGA GATCTGGAGCTCCTAAGCCATGTACTCCTACACCAACCCTTTCATCGGCCCCACACCCTCCTGACGCTCAGAACTCAGCTCCTAGTACCCCTTCAGCCACCCCATCTCCCCAAGACTCAGGCTTCACCCCTCAGCCCACTTTGTTAACTCAGTTTGCTCAGCAGCAAAGGGCTCTGAGCCAGGCAATGCCTGTGACAACCATTCCTCTTTCTACCATGGTAACATCTATAACAACAGGAAGCACGGTCTCCCCGGTCATGGCAGACTCTGCTGGGCTTAACTCCATCAGTGTAGTGAGCTCTGCTGG TGGAGCCCAGGCTCTGAAGAATGGCTCAAACTCCATGTTGGGCTGTGACACTGGGGCCATACCTCCTGCAGGAAAAAGCCTGTGCAGCAGCCTGGTGCCATCAGGAGGTCTCTTAGCAAACGCACTGCCCAGTGCTATGCAGGCAACTCCTCAAGCAG GTATCCCATTTGGTTTAAAAAATACTTCAAGTCTCAGGCCTTTAAATCTACTCCAG CTTCCTGGTGGTTCACTCATTTTTAacacccagcagcagcagccgcagccACAGCTCTCTCACTTCATACAGCCACCTCAGCAGCCTGCAGCTTCAGGTTCCCAACCGCAGGACGAGCAG gGTTCTGAACAAGGGTTAACTGCTCAAGAACAGGCCTTAACTGCGCAGCAAGCTGCCGTTATTAATCTTACTGGAGTAGGAGGCTTTCCCCAATCACAGGCAGCTG TGTTGTCTCAGCTTGGCTCTGCCGAGAACAGACCTGAGCCAAGCCTTCCTCAGCAGAGACTCCAGCTCTCCTCTGcctgtcagcagcagcagcagcagctacaa CAGTTGCGATTCTTGCAGCACCAAATGGCTATGGCAGCAGCCGCCGCACAAACAGCCCAGCTACACCGTCACCGGCACGCAGGCAGCCAGTCAAAGAGTAAAATGAAGAGAGGCATGTCAACTACGCCAAAATTCtga
- the Supt20h gene encoding transcription factor SPT20 homolog isoform X6 has product MQQALEQALDRAEYIVESAQQRPPKRKYLSGGRKSIFQKLYDLYVEECEKEPEVKQKLRRNVNLLEKLVMQETLSCLVVNLYPGNEGYSLMLRGKNGSDSETIRLPYEEGELLEYLDAEELPPILVDLLEKSQVNIFHCGCVIAEIRDYRQSSNMKSPGYQSRHILLRPTMQTLVCDVHSITSDNHKWTQEDKLLLESQLILATAEPLCLDPSVAVACTANRLLYNRQKMNTRPMKRCLKRYSRSSLNRQQDLSHYPPPPQLRLLDFLQKRKERKAGQHYDLKISKAGNCVDMWKRSPCHLAVPSEVDVEKYAKVEKSIKSDDSQPTMWPAHDVKDDYVFECEGGNQYQKTKLTILQSLGDPLYYGKIQPWKAEEENDSQMSPSHSSADDHSNWFIIGSKTDAERVVNQYQELVQNEAKCPVKMSHSSSGSASLTPGEEAEPETSSIQSSVLGKGVKHRPPPIKLPSSSGNSSSGNYFTAQQASSFLKSPTPPPSSKPSLSRKSSVDLSQVSMLSPAALSPASSSQRSTVSPVMADSAGLNSISVVSSAGGAQALKNGSNSMLGCDTGAIPPAGKSLCSSLVPSGGLLANALPSAMQATPQAGIPFGLKNTSSLRPLNLLQLPGGSLIFNTQQQQPQPQLSHFIQPPQQPAASGSQPQDEQGSEQGLTAQEQALTAQQAAVINLTGVGGFPQSQAAVLSQLGSAENRPEPSLPQQRLQLSSACQQQQQQLQQLRFLQHQMAMAAAAAQTAQLHRHRHAGSQSKSKMKRGMSTTPKF; this is encoded by the exons ATG CAGCAAGCTCTCGAACAAGCTTTGGACCGTGCAGAG TATATCGTTGAAAGTGCTCAGCAGAGACCTCCTAAGAGGAAATACCTGTCTGGTGGAAG AAAGTCTATATTTCAAAAACTTTATGACTTATATGTTGAAGAATGTGAAAAAGAACCCGAGGTTAAG CAGAAATTAAGAAGAAATGTGAACTTGTTAGAGAAGCTTGTTATGCAAGAGACTTTGTCGTGCTTAGTAGTCAATCTGTACCCAGGGAATGAAGGGTATTCTTTGATGCTCAGGGGAAAAAATGGATCAG attCTGAGACCATCCGCTTGCCTTATGAAGAAGGGGAATTGCTTGAATATTTGGATGCAGAAGAATTACCTCCTATTTTGGTTGATCTCCTTGAAAAATCACAg gttaaTATTTTTCATTGTGGATGTGTGATTGCTGAAATACGTGACTATAGGCAGTCCAGTAATATGAAGTCTCCGGGTTACCAGAGTAGGCACATTCTCTTACGCCCAACAATGCAG acttTAGTCTGTGATGTCCATTCTATAACAAGTGACAACCATAAATGGACCCAG GAAGACAAACTTTTGCTTGAGAGCCAGCTGATTCTAGCTACAGCAGAACCACTGTGTCTTGACCCATCTGTGGCTGTAGCATGCACCGCAAATAGACTGCTCTATAACCGGCAAAAGATGAACACTCGCCCAATGAAACG GTGTTTGAAGAGGTACTCCAGGTCCTCCCTGAACCGGCAGCAGGACCTCTCTCACTATCCTCCTCCCCCTCAACTGAGATTACTTGATTTCTTACAAAAgcggaaggaaaggaaagcaggcCAGCATTATGACCTCAAAATTTCCAAAGCAGGAAAT tgtGTGGACATGTGGAAACGGAGTCCCTGTCACTTGGCTGTGCCTTCTGAAGTAGAT GTGGAGAAATATGCTAAAGTGGAGAAATCCATCAAATCTGATGACTCACAGCCAACAATGTGGCCAGCTCAT GATGTAAAAGATGATTATGTATTTGAATGTGAAGGTGGTAATCAGTATCAGAAAACCAAGCTAACCATCTTGCAGTCTCTTGGCGATCCACTTTACTATGGTAAAATACAGCCGtggaaagcagaggaagaaaatgaCAGCCAGATGTCTCCGTCCCA CTCCTCTGCTGATGATCATTCAAATtg GTTTATTATTGGGTCAAAGACTGACGCAGAGAG GGTAGTTAATCAGTACCAGGAGTTGGTCCAGAATGAAGCCAAATGCCCAGTGAAGATGTCACACAGCTCTAGTGGTTCTGCCAGTCTCACTCCAGGGGAGGAGGCAGAA CCGGAGACCTCGTCCATTCAGTCTTCAGTTTTGGGAAAGGGAGTGAAACATCGACCCCCACCCATCAAACTTCCCTCAAGCTCAGGAAATAGTTCCTCAG GTAACTATTTCACAGCACAGCAGGCCAGCAGCTTCCTTAAatctccaacccctcctccttcaTCTAAGCCCAGCCTTTCTCGGAAGTCATCTGTGGATCTCAGTCAAGTTAGCATGCTTTCTCCAGCTGCCCTATCACCTGCCAGCTCATCCCAGA GAAGCACGGTCTCCCCGGTCATGGCAGACTCTGCTGGGCTTAACTCCATCAGTGTAGTGAGCTCTGCTGG TGGAGCCCAGGCTCTGAAGAATGGCTCAAACTCCATGTTGGGCTGTGACACTGGGGCCATACCTCCTGCAGGAAAAAGCCTGTGCAGCAGCCTGGTGCCATCAGGAGGTCTCTTAGCAAACGCACTGCCCAGTGCTATGCAGGCAACTCCTCAAGCAG GTATCCCATTTGGTTTAAAAAATACTTCAAGTCTCAGGCCTTTAAATCTACTCCAG CTTCCTGGTGGTTCACTCATTTTTAacacccagcagcagcagccgcagccACAGCTCTCTCACTTCATACAGCCACCTCAGCAGCCTGCAGCTTCAGGTTCCCAACCGCAGGACGAGCAG gGTTCTGAACAAGGGTTAACTGCTCAAGAACAGGCCTTAACTGCGCAGCAAGCTGCCGTTATTAATCTTACTGGAGTAGGAGGCTTTCCCCAATCACAGGCAGCTG TGTTGTCTCAGCTTGGCTCTGCCGAGAACAGACCTGAGCCAAGCCTTCCTCAGCAGAGACTCCAGCTCTCCTCTGcctgtcagcagcagcagcagcagctacaa CAGTTGCGATTCTTGCAGCACCAAATGGCTATGGCAGCAGCCGCCGCACAAACAGCCCAGCTACACCGTCACCGGCACGCAGGCAGCCAGTCAAAGAGTAAAATGAAGAGAGGCATGTCAACTACGCCAAAATTCtga